CCTTGCAGGCGTTGCAGTTGGTGACCGACAAGATCACCGCCATCGTCACGGTCGCCGACGACGGCGGCTCGAGTGGACGGTTACGTGACGAATTCCACATCCTGCCGCCGGGCGACCTGCGGATGGCGCTGGCCGCTCTGTGCGACAACTCCGAGTGGGGACTGCAGTGGCGTGATGCCCTCCAGCATCGATTTGCCGGCGAGGGTCCGTTGGGCGGGCACGCCCTCGGCAATTTGATCATCGCGTCTCTGTGGGATCTGCTGGGCGATCCGGTGGCTGGTCTGGACCTGGTCGGTCGGTTGCTCGGGGCACGCGGACGGGTGCTGCCGATGGCTGCGGAACCGTTACGCATCGAGGCGAGTGTCCTCGGTGCGGACCCCGCGCACCCCACCGACGTCACGGAGGTCATCGGTCAGGTGAAGGTCGCAACAACGCGCGGACGCGTGCTGAGTGTTCGCCTGCATCCAGATCCACCGGCCGCCTGTCAGCCGGCAGTCGATGCGGTTCGTGAGGCCGACTGGGTCATCCTCGGACCGGGATCATGGTTCAGTTCGGTCATGCCGCACCTGTTGGTGCCCGACCTGTGCGACGCGATCGTGCAGACCAAAGCGCGCAAGATGCTGACGCTCAACATGATGCGCCACGACGATGAGACGCAGGGTTTCAGCGCGGCCGATCACCTCGAGGTGCTCGCGTCGCACGCGCCCGACCTGCACCTTGACGTGGTGCTCGCCGATATCTCGCTGCACCGTGATGAGGCGCGGGTCCTGGAGCAGGTCGCCCAGCGTCTCGGCGCGCGGCTCATGCTGGCCCAGGTGGCCGACGTGGACACCCCCGGCAGCCACGATCCGCTGCGCCTGGCTGCGGCATACCGGGATGTCCTGGACTGAGCGCCCGGGAGTCCGGCAATCGCAGCCAGCACCCTCTCGGCAATGCGAGAATACCGCTCATGCCTGCGATGACTGCGTCCGTCAAAGACGAGTTGAGCAGATTCACCGTCACCAAGACCTGCTGCCGCAAGGCTGAGATCTCGGCGGTGCTGCGCTTTGCGGGAGGGTTGCACATCATCGGCGGCAAAGTCGTGGTCGAGGCCGAGTTGGACACCGCAGCCACCGCGCGCCGGCTTCGTCAGGACATCGCCGCGGTGTACGGGCAGAAGTCCGAACTGGTCGTGATGAGTGCCGGCGGCATCAAACGGGGTAGTCGTTACGTGGTGCGGGTCGTTGGAGACGGCGAGGCGCTGGCTCGTCAGACGGGGCTGATCGACACCAGGGGTCGTCCTGTGCGCGGACTTCCCCCCCGGGTGGTCAACGGTCCGGTGTGCGACGCCGAGGCGGCCTGGCGGGGCGCGTTCCTGGCGCGCGGATCGTTGACCGAGCCCGGTCGTTCCTCCTCGATGGAGGTCACATGCCCCGGACCCGAAGCCGCCCTCGCGCTGGTCGGCGCCGCACGACGGATGGGGATCTCGGCCAAGGCCCGTGAGGTGCGGGGGGTGGACCGGGTCGTCATCCGCGACGGGGACGCCATCGGCGCGATGCTGACCCGTCTGGGGGCACACGACGCCGTCCTGACCTGGGAAGAACGCCGGATGCGCCGCGAGGTCCGGGCGACCGCCAACCGCCTCGCAAACTTCGACGACGCAAATCTGCGGCGGTCCGCGCGCGCTGCCGTTGCGGCTGGTGCGCGCGTCGAGCGGGCGATGGAAATTTTGGGCAGGGAGGTTCCGGATCACCTCGCTCAGGCAGGTCGACTCCGCATCGAACACAAGCAGGCCAGCCTGGAGGAGTTGGGTCAATTGGCGCAGCCCCCGATGACCAAGGACGCCGTCGCAGGGCGGATCCGACGGCTACTGGCAATGGCCGACAAGGTCGCCGGGGACCGCGACATCCCGGGCACCGATGCCAACCTCACACCCGACATGCTCGACAGCTGAACACGGCCGACCAAGCCGGCGGGGTCGCTGCGCGTTCGTCGTACCGAGTGGTAATCCCATAGGCTCCAAGCAGCCCTAGACCCCTCACCAGAAGGAATTGAGTGACTGTGACTGTTCGGGTAGGAATCAACGGTTTCGGCCGCATCGGCCGTAACTTCTTCCGCGCTGCGATTGCATCCGGCGCAGACATCGAGATCGTCGGTGTCAACGACCTCACCAGCAATGCCACGCTTGCGCACCTGTTGAAGTACGACACGATCCTGGGTGTCTTCGATGGCGAGATCACGTCTTCAGACGACGAGATCACCGTGGCGGGTAAGTCCTTCAAGGCGTTTGCCGAGCGCGATCCGGCTGCTCTTCCCTGGGGCGAGCTGGGGGCCGACATCGTCATCGAGTCGACCGGTCTGTTCACCGACGCGACGAAGGCGAAGGCGCATATCGACGGCGGGGCCAAGAAGGTCATCGTCTCGGCGCCGGC
This portion of the Dermatophilaceae bacterium Sec6.4 genome encodes:
- the yvcK gene encoding uridine diphosphate-N-acetylglucosamine-binding protein YvcK, producing MTARPAVAALGGGHGLAVSLQALQLVTDKITAIVTVADDGGSSGRLRDEFHILPPGDLRMALAALCDNSEWGLQWRDALQHRFAGEGPLGGHALGNLIIASLWDLLGDPVAGLDLVGRLLGARGRVLPMAAEPLRIEASVLGADPAHPTDVTEVIGQVKVATTRGRVLSVRLHPDPPAACQPAVDAVREADWVILGPGSWFSSVMPHLLVPDLCDAIVQTKARKMLTLNMMRHDDETQGFSAADHLEVLASHAPDLHLDVVLADISLHRDEARVLEQVAQRLGARLMLAQVADVDTPGSHDPLRLAAAYRDVLD
- the whiA gene encoding DNA-binding protein WhiA; amino-acid sequence: MPAMTASVKDELSRFTVTKTCCRKAEISAVLRFAGGLHIIGGKVVVEAELDTAATARRLRQDIAAVYGQKSELVVMSAGGIKRGSRYVVRVVGDGEALARQTGLIDTRGRPVRGLPPRVVNGPVCDAEAAWRGAFLARGSLTEPGRSSSMEVTCPGPEAALALVGAARRMGISAKAREVRGVDRVVIRDGDAIGAMLTRLGAHDAVLTWEERRMRREVRATANRLANFDDANLRRSARAAVAAGARVERAMEILGREVPDHLAQAGRLRIEHKQASLEELGQLAQPPMTKDAVAGRIRRLLAMADKVAGDRDIPGTDANLTPDMLDS